One part of the Streptomyces ferrugineus genome encodes these proteins:
- a CDS encoding GNAT family N-acetyltransferase, whose amino-acid sequence MRIRPPTPAELPVLQDVERAAGAAFRGLGMAAVADDEPPALDVLEHYRGAGRAWVACDSGGRPVAYLICEPVDGALHIEQVSVHPDAAHRGIGRTLLAYAADRAREEGLAGLTLTTFTEVPWNAPYYERLGFRVLAEAELTPGLRKIRAHEAELGLDRWPRVGMRRG is encoded by the coding sequence ATGCGCATCCGACCGCCCACGCCCGCCGAGCTTCCGGTCCTCCAGGACGTCGAACGTGCCGCGGGCGCCGCCTTCCGCGGGCTCGGCATGGCAGCCGTCGCCGACGACGAGCCGCCCGCCCTGGACGTCCTGGAGCACTACCGCGGGGCGGGCCGGGCGTGGGTCGCCTGTGACTCCGGTGGCCGCCCTGTCGCGTATCTGATCTGCGAGCCGGTGGACGGCGCCCTGCACATCGAGCAGGTCTCGGTCCACCCCGACGCCGCCCACCGGGGCATCGGCCGCACCCTCCTCGCGTACGCCGCCGACCGTGCCCGCGAGGAGGGTCTGGCCGGTCTCACCCTGACCACCTTCACCGAGGTGCCGTGGAACGCGCCGTACTACGAACGCCTCGGCTTCCGTGTCCTGGCCGAGGCAGAGCTCACCCCCGGGCTGCGGAAGATCCGCGCCCATGAGGCGGAGCTCGGCCTCGACAGATGGCCCCGGGTCGGTATGCGCCGCGGCTAG
- a CDS encoding IS5 family transposase (programmed frameshift) has protein sequence MWDRIEPLMPADPVRGRRWADHRRTLEAIAWKYRTNSPWRDLPDELGSFQTAHKRLIRWAVDGTWEMILAAVLAAADADDDIDWTVSVDSTVVRAHQHAAGALKKGAHCGEPADHALGRSRGGLSTKVHLAADGHARPLAFTVTAGQAGDAPAFETVMSRIRVPRTGPGRPRTRPLAVLADRAYSSRAIRSHLRRRGIRAVIPQPSDQVGHRLRRGRLGGRPPGFDSEAYKQRNTVERCINRLKQWRGLATRTDKLAIAYQAALHLAGILIWTRR, from the exons ATGTGGGACCGGATCGAGCCGCTGATGCCGGCCGATCCGGTCCGCGGACGGCGATGGGCCGACCACCGCCGAACGCTCGAGGCCATCGCGTGGAAGTACCGCACCAACTCGCCCTGGCGGGACCTGCCCGACGAGCTCGGCTCATTCCAAACCGCTCACAAGAGGCTGATCAGATGGGCCGTCGACGGCACCTGGGAAATGATCCTTGCTGCCGTCCTGGCGGCGGCGGACGCCGACGACGACATCGACTGGACGGTGTCGGTGGACTCCACGGTCGTCCGGGCCCACCAGCATGCTGCCGGAGCACTCAAAAAGGGG GCTCACTGCGGCGAGCCCGCCGATCACGCGCTCGGACGTTCCCGCGGCGGGCTGAGCACCAAGGTTCACCTGGCCGCAGACGGCCACGCCCGGCCCCTCGCCTTCACCGTCACCGCAGGCCAGGCAGGTGATGCACCCGCCTTCGAGACGGTGATGTCCCGCATCCGCGTGCCCCGCACTGGCCCGGGCAGGCCCCGGACCCGGCCCCTGGCCGTTCTTGCCGACCGCGCGTATTCCTCACGTGCCATCCGCAGCCACCTGCGGCGCCGGGGCATCCGTGCGGTCATCCCGCAGCCGTCCGACCAAGTTGGCCACCGCCTGCGGCGAGGCCGACTCGGTGGCCGCCCGCCCGGCTTCGACAGCGAGGCGTACAAGCAGCGGAACACCGTCGAGCGGTGCATCAACCGCCTCAAGCAGTGGCGCGGCCTGGCCACACGAACCGACAAACTCGCGATCGCCTACCAGGCCGCACTCCACCTCGCGGGCATCCTCATCTGGACCCGACGCTGA